Proteins from a single region of Haloplanus sp. GDY1:
- a CDS encoding S9 family peptidase: protein MGMFDIERYLNVRSAHGASVGPDGDHLSFLMDTTGVPQVWTLSEPGAWPEQRTFFDDRVTFASWSPERPELIVGRDRGGDERETLYRLDVPTGGITDLTEHPDAKHWFGGWSPDGERFAFASNRRESAVFDVYVQDRTATGADAELVFEGDGWLSVDGWSPDGDRLLLTESHSSFDQDVYVLDVATGTRRHLTPHDGEVRHLSAEWGPDGEGVYLATDRDGDVLSLAHVDLATDDVAAVEAADDGTTPLDDDEWNVDGVAVDQESRRLVYSRNVDGYTELGVGELVAPGRLDHFPTPDLPPSVAGGVSFGPDGDRFALTVTRSDDTANVYVVDATTGVAERWTRASTAGIPRDTFVAPELVRYPSFDGLEIPAFFSLPATDTGHGETPVVVDVHGGPESQRRPSFGRVKQYLLSRGYAVFEPNVRGSTGYGRAYTHLDDVDKRMDSVADLKAGVEWLHDHPAVDPDRIAVMGASYGGFMTLAALTTYPDLWAAGVDVVGIANFVTFLENTGDWRRELREAEYGSLDEDRELLESISPINHVDDIAAPLFVLHGENDPRVPVSEAHRIVEGAREAGVPVRELVFEDEGHGFTKLENRIEAYSAVADFLDTHLGSGAESA from the coding sequence ATCGGTATGTTCGACATCGAGCGCTACCTCAACGTGCGGAGCGCACACGGCGCCTCCGTCGGCCCGGACGGCGACCACCTCTCCTTTCTCATGGACACCACGGGCGTTCCCCAGGTCTGGACGCTCTCGGAACCGGGGGCGTGGCCCGAGCAGCGCACCTTCTTCGACGACCGCGTCACCTTCGCCTCGTGGTCGCCCGAGCGGCCGGAACTGATCGTCGGCCGTGACCGCGGCGGCGACGAGCGCGAGACGCTCTACCGCCTCGACGTGCCGACCGGCGGGATAACCGACCTGACGGAGCACCCCGACGCGAAACACTGGTTCGGCGGGTGGAGCCCGGACGGCGAGCGCTTCGCCTTCGCATCGAACCGCCGGGAGAGCGCCGTCTTCGACGTGTACGTCCAGGACCGGACGGCGACGGGCGCCGACGCCGAACTGGTCTTCGAGGGCGACGGCTGGCTCTCGGTCGACGGCTGGAGCCCCGACGGCGACCGCCTCCTCCTCACCGAATCCCACTCCAGTTTCGATCAGGACGTGTACGTCCTCGACGTGGCGACGGGCACCCGGCGTCACCTGACGCCGCACGACGGCGAGGTGCGTCACCTGAGCGCCGAGTGGGGCCCCGACGGCGAGGGCGTCTACCTCGCCACCGACCGCGACGGCGACGTCCTCTCGCTCGCCCACGTCGACCTCGCGACCGACGACGTCGCCGCCGTCGAGGCGGCGGACGACGGGACGACGCCCCTCGACGACGACGAGTGGAACGTCGACGGCGTGGCCGTCGACCAGGAGTCCCGCCGGCTGGTCTACTCGCGAAACGTCGACGGCTACACCGAACTCGGCGTCGGCGAACTCGTCGCCCCCGGGCGACTTGATCACTTCCCGACCCCCGACCTCCCGCCCTCGGTCGCCGGCGGCGTGAGTTTCGGCCCCGACGGCGACCGCTTCGCGCTGACCGTCACCCGGAGCGACGACACGGCCAACGTCTACGTCGTCGACGCGACGACCGGGGTGGCCGAGCGCTGGACCCGCGCCTCCACCGCGGGCATCCCCCGCGACACCTTCGTCGCGCCGGAACTCGTGCGTTACCCCTCCTTCGACGGCCTGGAGATTCCCGCGTTCTTCTCCCTGCCCGCGACCGACACCGGCCACGGCGAGACGCCCGTCGTCGTCGACGTCCACGGCGGTCCCGAGTCCCAGCGCCGCCCCTCCTTCGGTCGGGTGAAACAGTACCTCCTCTCGCGGGGGTACGCGGTGTTCGAACCCAACGTCCGCGGGTCGACCGGCTACGGCAGGGCCTACACCCACCTCGACGACGTGGACAAGCGGATGGACTCGGTCGCCGACCTGAAGGCGGGCGTCGAGTGGTTGCACGACCACCCAGCGGTCGACCCCGACCGCATCGCGGTGATGGGCGCCTCCTACGGCGGGTTCATGACCCTCGCCGCGCTCACCACCTATCCCGACCTCTGGGCGGCCGGCGTCGACGTCGTCGGCATCGCCAACTTCGTCACCTTCCTCGAGAACACGGGGGACTGGCGGCGCGAACTCCGCGAGGCCGAGTACGGGTCGCTCGACGAGGACCGGGAGCTACTGGAGTCGATCAGCCCCATCAACCACGTCGATGACATCGCCGCGCCCCTCTTCGTCCTCCACGGCGAGAACGACCCGCGGGTGCCCGTGAGCGAGGCCCACCGCATCGTCGAGGGCGCCCGCGAGGCGGGCGTCCCCGTCCGCGAACTCGTCTTCGAGGACGAGGGTCACGGCTTCACGAAACTGGAGAACCGGATCGAGGCCTACTCGGCCGTCGCCGACTTCCTCGATACGCACCTCGGGTCGGGCGCGGAGTCGGCGTAG
- the meaB gene encoding methylmalonyl Co-A mutase-associated GTPase MeaB, with amino-acid sequence MSEANAAEKELVRDLLDGDHRALARTISKIEDRTPGYREVVSELHAHTGDAEVIGVTGSPGAGKSTLVDKLAKAYRDRGLTVGVIAVDPSSPYTGGAVLGDRIRMASNVGDMDVFFRSMSARGQLGGLSTATADAIKALDAFGKDRIVVETVGAGQNEVDVVRTADTVVVLVQPGSGDDVQMLKAGILEIGDVFVVNKADKDGAATTVSDLQEMLHMREGATTAGAGHHGAGVGTADDTGGADDADGDDWDPRIVETVATEGEGVAELIDVLDAHYDHLRSTGELDRRTRTRYAEEIRQLLRADAADLLEEELERHGGMDALVDAVRARETDPYTVVDRILDPLADCVRERRD; translated from the coding sequence ATGAGCGAGGCGAACGCCGCCGAGAAGGAGTTGGTCAGGGACCTCCTGGACGGCGACCACCGTGCGCTCGCCCGCACCATCTCCAAAATCGAGGACCGCACCCCCGGCTACCGCGAGGTCGTCTCCGAACTCCACGCCCACACCGGCGACGCGGAGGTGATCGGCGTGACCGGCAGCCCCGGCGCCGGCAAGTCCACGCTGGTCGACAAGCTCGCCAAGGCCTACCGCGACCGGGGGCTCACCGTCGGCGTCATCGCCGTCGATCCCTCCTCGCCGTACACCGGCGGCGCGGTCCTCGGGGACCGCATCCGCATGGCCTCGAACGTGGGCGACATGGACGTGTTCTTCCGGTCGATGAGCGCCCGCGGACAACTGGGCGGCCTCTCGACCGCCACCGCCGACGCGATCAAGGCCCTCGACGCCTTCGGCAAGGATCGGATCGTCGTCGAGACGGTCGGCGCCGGACAGAACGAGGTGGACGTGGTCCGCACCGCCGACACCGTGGTCGTCCTCGTCCAACCGGGCAGCGGCGACGACGTGCAGATGCTCAAGGCCGGGATCCTGGAGATCGGCGACGTGTTCGTCGTCAACAAGGCCGACAAGGACGGCGCCGCGACCACCGTCTCGGACCTCCAGGAGATGCTCCACATGCGCGAGGGGGCGACGACGGCCGGCGCCGGCCACCACGGGGCGGGGGTCGGGACGGCCGACGACACGGGCGGAGCGGACGACGCGGACGGCGACGACTGGGACCCCCGGATCGTCGAAACCGTCGCCACGGAGGGCGAGGGCGTCGCGGAGCTGATCGACGTCCTCGACGCCCACTACGACCACCTCCGCTCGACGGGCGAACTCGACCGGCGGACGCGGACCCGGTACGCCGAGGAGATCCGACAGTTGCTCCGGGCCGACGCCGCCGACCTGCTGGAGGAGGAACTCGAACGTCACGGCGGGATGGACGCCCTCGTCGACGCGGTGCGCGCCCGCGAGACCGACCCCTACACGGTCGTCGACCGGATTCTGGATCCGCTTGCCGACTGCGTCCGCGAGCGCCGGGACTGA
- a CDS encoding cobalamin B12-binding domain-containing protein gives MSAGQEQRTIRCLVAKVGLDGHDRGAHVIARAFRDAGFEVIYSGLHRAPEEIVQAAVQEDVDVLGISILSGAHNTLVPKVIEGLKEYGAFEDTLVIVGGIVPDEDREELVAAGVAEVFGPGTPMQETIDFVRDNAPQR, from the coding sequence ATGAGCGCAGGGCAGGAACAGCGGACCATCCGGTGTCTCGTCGCCAAGGTCGGCCTCGACGGGCACGACCGTGGCGCACACGTCATCGCCCGCGCGTTCCGGGACGCCGGGTTCGAAGTGATCTACTCCGGCCTCCATCGCGCGCCCGAGGAGATCGTCCAGGCCGCGGTGCAGGAGGACGTGGACGTCCTCGGCATCTCCATCCTCTCCGGGGCGCACAACACGCTCGTGCCGAAGGTGATCGAGGGGCTGAAGGAGTACGGCGCGTTCGAGGACACCCTCGTCATCGTCGGCGGGATCGTCCCCGACGAGGACCGCGAGGAGCTCGTGGCCGCCGGCGTGGCCGAGGTGTTCGGCCCCGGAACGCCCATGCAGGAGACCATCGACTTCGTCCGCGACAACGCGCCGCAACGATGA